In Cydia pomonella isolate Wapato2018A chromosome 12, ilCydPomo1, whole genome shotgun sequence, the sequence TTTATATGCCTTTCTATAGGATTTCGTAAtataacaatagtacattacgatacaagtgcgaaaaataggaaattcgaaacgagtggcgataaattaaaacacgaccgaagggagtgttttaaatcgacacgagatgcgaattacctattcgcacatgtatcgtacaacgttttacagtacatatggccctttaaatgttcgacacagtaacgtaatatgctacttttcgcactagtgctataaagtagccccatatgtactgtaaaatatatattatcgctccgtctgtgacgagCTTCAAAATTTGATAAGATACTTTTCCCTCTGGTTGAAAAATCGCACTTCTAAACTGCTCAGCTACACATTTAACCTACAATAATGCGTAACATTACGAACTACTCGTATCCATCAGTATTTCCACTTTAACAAGGTAGGATTACTTACACTAAAACCCAGTAATGACTGTATTGCGTCGACACATTACTAATAGCAGGATTGGCCCCACGCCAAGGGTCCTCGCTGTTAAAGCAAATCTAACTGACTAGTATCAGGCACGGAATAcccgatttatttatttactacgcTAAAAATATTGGAGactgttattttgttatttaagttttaatttagctGACTGAAATAACTTAGGGCTGTTTAGGTTAAAAATGATACTTTATTGGGCGCTTTTGGTACAACTTAACGGAAGGTTTGGAAAACTATAAcagtttaaataatttgtttgcaGTACATCAGTCAGTGATCAGTGCGTATCAGACGATGCATTTAAAGTATCCACCATTTTCTGATAACTTGACAAAAACAGAAATGTCTAATTTATAATCTCTTacatatatagatcgtgtcattcacgaagatgcGAGCTTTAACTCCTAACGTCATGTTCTTAGAAGTtatatttgataaatctgcacgtcatcgtggatgacacgaatggTAGAATAATTAAACTGTTGCCGCTACTTTTGAATTAAATGATCTATTTAGAATAGTACTCAAGAGTAACACATACTTTTGGCGTGTTATTTCatacgctactattgatgctgtcTGTATTCATACAACTGTATAACAGCTTATGATATTTTCTTCAGCTTTCAAAAGTATAGCTGTCATAACTAATCATATAAATTCTATTATTAATGGCAAAACTACATTGTTACTTCACCTACACGCACCTAATAATAACTAGACATCTCTCGGTCTAATTTATCGGTATTTATTTCAGTAGACTTACAAATAGGTTCGCCTATACAAAGGAACCCTAAAATAGTTCAAAAGCGACACGTGCACTTGACTCATCTCGAGTTATTTCGGATTCAGAGTAGCCTTTGATACTCGTACGTTTTCTCGAGTTACTGTATGGACGGATATCTAATCTAACTAGCTTAAGGGCTTGTGTTGGAGAACATAATGGTTTCATTCGACTGCTATGATTATCGATTTCTGTTGATTAACattaaactttcgtgagacatctaaatactaaaatattgaGTGCACGGAGTGCAGCCGAGGCGAGCACTCAAGTCTGAGGAAGGACCCCCGATGGGTTCGAAACATGTCGCCAATGGCGACGAAATAAGTCAAGTGAGTGTAGCCGTGATATGTAAATGTTTGTGGGGTGATTGATTTTTCTATGTACGGAGGACAGTAGACCGCTTCTACATATAAATGTAATCACCATTTCCTCTCTatagatattgacattatggaaaatattattaaacaatttattgtatacgttataataatcaataatttttaagaaaaaaaaccgacttcaatgagggagaccggtgaaagaaagattattgtcaACAAATaagttaagtttaatttttcattgatatttgttattttgaaaatgaatggcgccatacattccatgacgaGCAAAAACCAACAGTTTtcattggttaataatattgaaaacaaTTGCAGTattagctttcattaaatatatataaaacataaaggacgaattggactttcaacttttaaagcgtaaagcggtagaaattttacaggtgtcggtgaaatatcaaaaacactccaatttttctcttaaatgttccatgattggtgccgttaacataggtgGTCTGTAATTTCTTTGTCTAATTCACAATCAAATTCCACAAATACACATTGAACGTCATGCAATGCGGACTTGAAACCAGGAATCGTGTTTTCGATCTGAGTTTTCTAAGATGGAAACGAAATGCGAAATGCACTCTATACGAGAAGTCTTAGATTGGCTTAGAAAATCTCGAGAGCATTTCCTTAATACGTCAAGCGAAGATTGACCTTCGATCACAGACTACCACCTACAGACGTTacataatacctacctaatgtatggcaagatgacaatcgtttgcagacAACGAAACGaaactcttccatattagtgtgatagagacagatagcgtttcgtttcgtttttctGTTCGATAGTATTCAGTGGATGTGCGTGGACGCAAACTAAAATGAGCGATTGCGCTGTATTGCTAATTTTGTAGATATGGTAGCCAATGTGTGGTGACTGCAAGTCATGTTCTTGCTGCGGATGACTggatgaccatatttttgtggGACATgttagtttttaaattaaagaaaaagttcACCATTTTGGGCAAAATTTGTGACCTTTGGGAACACCGGTCCAGCCGGTCTTgaccaactgagctaccgaaGCATAATACCAGAAGCATATATATACCAACTTTTCCATTCATTCTTTTTGTTCACACGCCTTAGGGAGGCacaattattacatttttcctttaattaaaatgtattcctttaattaaaaatagtacTAATATATGTTATTAGTCATCTGACAGTTGATAGGCATCTGATGAAAGTTCAACCCGTGCGGTGCGTTGTTGTGGTTTATAATATATTCCGCACTTTGCACTCAATATTATCTTGAGTCCATTTGTGTAAGAAAATcccattatatttattaatacataacaaatcctctttatttaatatatttttatataaatttaaggtgcaccttaaaataaatattctggAGCATACATAATATTCAAAACCATAGGTAAAAAACAGGCGGCcatatcgctaaagagcgatctcttccagacaatctttAGTTTAGTGTTTAGACAATGGAGAAATGAGAATGCTAAAttaacttacttatttattttagggcACAATAAGATTTTACTCGTATAGGGAAAAAATTACCTCTCTATAACGTCATCAATTTGTATTTTTCAGTGGCAATGAGGTTTGAACTGAGGATTTCTTATAATTTGAATTGTTAAAGGGCTAGGAGGATTCATTTTACCTAaattcagaccaagataagttggcagcggttttgacaaccaatatttatatatttattaacttaaatgtCTTAAATGtcttaaatgtcaaaaatgaaattatgacgtttacttaccCTTGCACAGGCTGCACTATTTAAATCCTTGACAACTTAGCTTGTTCTGACTCCATTTCTCGTCTAGCGGGAGTGACCTGTTCGACAGTCGGCAAATGCAGTAAAAGCTTTCGCGCATTAACGTGCGTCGCCATTAGCCGAAGTGCCACATTAGCTGTTATAGTTAGAGGGAGATACTAACGATTCATTGGGAGATTAGAGTGGGaaagaacatttattttataacactgCACTGATTTAACGCCGTGGGTTTGAATCGAGCGTAGAAGTTTAAAAGGGTGAAAATGCTTATTTGCAACCCCTGGCTGCGTaaccaacatgcaaatcgcttacgctccgtagcgaacaaaacgcaactgtcactgtcgcactaatatggaagagtgataaagagacacaaagcgtttcattgtcgaagcgatagcgattgtcgccttggctaggccggctggaGTTCCCAGCGTCTGTAGGCTAGACAAACCGCTATCAGATGCAGCTGTATGCCTGGTCACCACCGCCGTCGATGAAGGAAAAAATATGAACAGTTGTTAAgtcttaaggcattaagtccgccatttgtaactTCATGTATTGtccaataaagattaaataaataagtctgaAAATGTATGCAACATGAATGGGATGGGTATAACAATTTGCAGATGGAACGTGCTGTGTTGTGTTGAACCGTTCGTCGATAAGATCCGCCATTGTTAACATAATCCATCGAAAACGATGTCGCAGATTTTATAGATCATTAATTAAATGCACAGGTTAACCTGGAATACCTAATAATTTGGAATGCcttaataggtacttagttatCGTTGGTGTTGAATGTGTTATTGCCCGAAACGAAAATAAACGCGAtgatattaataacaaaatgtcaATGTTCTTTAATTACTTACTCAAGTCATGCTGCCAAGTCTTGTCACTAATAAACAACTACTCTTGATTCATCTGTCAATGCACAGTTAACGTCGTTTacgataatacatatttattttaaactaaacaGTAAACACCCTGAATAAATCACTCTCTTATTTCACTAAACATTACCAACCTCTATAAATTAGTTTAGCTGTGAATTCCATGCGTTCCCAACTGAGAAttgcatacaaaataaaaataaataaaccgctcgtgagtttataaataattaagatTGTGGAGCCGATGCCCAATGGAGCCGTCTGTGTTATTATAGCTACGAAATATAGGATAACATGGATTTCACGCACCTTAATCCACTGATTTACCAATTATAACCCCTATTCCATAGATATAAAGGTTATTTCAATCTGATATAAGTAGTATACAGAATGCGAGGCTGAAATAATCTTGAGATTTCACGAGTCGACGGGACGAGCGGAGCGAAACGCACGCGCACCGCGCGGAAAATGTCTAAAAATACTTACGCGTTTGTTTTTCTAACAAATAGAGAGTAGTATTTTGGAATAGGGACTAGTTATCGAACCTGCTGAGGTTAATCAGTGTTTTAAATGTGATGTGATTGTATATATTGAGTTTAACGGTGgttgttgtttgaaaatgtgtcgCCAATTTAATTAAAGATAATGGTCAAATGTgaaatttttgttatttaatcttattttagTGTAGGGGTTGGGTATACATTAATTTTGGATACAGTGTTATGTGAGAATTACGGTGGCCATGATTGAGGTAGCGGAACGACCGAATAATAACTTTTTCAGATCATTCCTGCCTGTGAGTTCTTTGCAAACATTATTCCATATCATAAGTCCAACTACATGACAAACTAccgaaaaaaatcattattaatgCTAACTGGTAGTCACCGTACACGTTTTAACAGTTAGCTGGCAAAAAGACGTAAACAAATCTGAATGTGACTTTGAACTTTTAACCTGAGATATCCACCGATAAACTAATGATATCGCATTTTAGGAAGTATACATAAATCACAATTATTAAATTCCATATTACTCCGCGTCAGAAACAAAGAAACTATTcataaaattcttaaaattGAATAGCAGCCAACAGATCGCCCTTGACTAATTTATCTTCTAGACAGCAAGGCGAGTTTTTCGTTCGCAGTTCGTAACAACTGTCGTTAGTTATGTAAATTATGTGTTATTTCCATAATACAATTTTATCACTACGAATTTGTTGAACTTTTCagtgtatatttattaaaccaaaccctttatttaattttatttcattttatttatcgtTTGCTTTTTGTTTTTCAGGCAGTCAACTCACCTCCGGTGCCGCACCGAGACATCTCGGGGGCTTCCACGGCGGCCTACCGCCCCTACAATGGCGACCATGGCGCCCCACAGCACCAAGTCATCAGAGCTCCGCAGCCGGCTGACCCAGAACGCAAGAAAGACAAGAAGTGGTCTATCGGAAAGCTCTTCAGGCGAAAAAAGAAGGATGACGAAAGTGGATCTTCATCAGAAAGCGAAGAGGGTGGCAGTTTGCGCTCCACGTCCAAGAGGAAATCtaataaaaagaagaaaaggACACCTGCAGTCAACAACTTCGACCATATAGTTATAAGAGAAACTAGGCGGGCCCAGAGCTTAGCTAAACCCAATGGTCGTGACTTCACTGACGATGGAGTGCTTTCCGACCCATCCGCTGGTTTCATAAACTACAGGCCTAAAACCAGGGAAGTTCAACCGTCTAAGGAGTCTCTGAGCTTAAGGGATGACGTTTCCACGATGTCAGGAAGAGTTTGTCCAGAACCTACGATGAGAAAGACGAGGAAAGGCCGACTAAAAGCCCGAGTTGAAGCATTGCGGAACAGCATGAGAGGGGAATCGAGCAGCGATGAAGAATCTTTGAAGTCTTCAAATTCATCTTCAATGGTCCGATTCAGGAGCGACGACTCATTGATGCGCTCACGTGACAGCTCGCTGAATAAGAGGTCACGAAGCGCTCGAAACGAACGCTACATCAAAAGACTCTCGAGAGACGAGGAGAACCAGCTCAACAAAGAAGCCGAACTGCTGCAGCAGGGATACACGAAAGCTGAAGTGGAAATGCTTACACGAACCCCCACAAGCCAAAGCAGTGGTTACGGCACCTGCAAACGAGAACAAAACAATCAAAAACCTGAACTAGGCAACGATTTAACCCGCCGACCAATTAAATCCGAGTCAATATCTTCATTTCCATCAACTCAAAGTTACCCTTcatctattaattttaatgccAAAATTAACAACGAACATATTAACTATTCCATACCTTTTAAAGGTAACTTTGTCAAAGAACCGTTTTACGCTAACAATAACAGGGAAAAATCTGTACCATGCCCTGATGAAAACGCAGATAAAGTCATGTACGTTAAGTTTCCTCTAGGAAATGTTACGAATATTAAAAGAGAGGAACGAGCCCCACCAGTGCCACCGCCTCGAGATATGCATAGAAAAGTTGCAACCCCTATATCGATGTACTATGAAAACCATTCTGTAGTATCCGATAGGATGGGCAGCAACCAAAACATTACGCACGGCGTACCTAACAACGACTTCGAACGAGTAATGAGACGGAGTCAAGAGAGATCGATTAATCATGGGCCTAACGGACTACGACGACCGATATCTAACTCTGAAGATCACCTTGCTATGCAAAACAACGAATACTTGCAACATTTGTATCAGAAAACCGAGCAGCCCAGAAGGCCAGCATCAGTTTCCGCTGAACCTAATCACTATGGAATTTATGCTTTTACACCACCATGGAGAAATAAAATCGAACAACCCAACGTAGTGAAACCTGAACCAGTCCAATCCAGGAACGATTTCCTCTACTATGCTGACCACAGTCCCAGATCTCGTAGACCTATAAGcataaaaactagtcaaaacgGCTGCGAAAATCAATACCTTAGCGATTCTCAAACATCAGTTAATGTCGCTGAAAGTGTTTATCGTAGACCGAGAAACGCTTCTGAATTTTGGAAGAAATTAGACGATGCCGAAAGACAGAAAAAACAACAGAACATCTATGCCAACTCTAGAAGCAACAGTGAGCATGTCAGGAATACACCCCGAATGCACCATTATTCAGAGGGAAGTAATAGTATACCGAGTCATATAGAGAATATTGACAACCAAAATAAGAATAGGGCAACAAGCGTTGATCAGTCACGAGATGTTATAGATGGTGCCAAAATGTGGAAAGCAACGACCGAGTATAAGAGGTCGGTCACTGTTGAACCGCCTAAAGTGGTGACTTCCCCGACCTCTAAAACACACGTCCGTCATAAATCTGACACCTTTGTAACTAACAGCTATCAAATACCTTCAGATGACGACAAGAGCTCAGAACGTCGTAAATCAACTAACCTTGATGACGCTCTCAACGAACTTGAGGCAATTTACAATAGCTTAGGATTAGGAGACGAAGACCTGCTAGACAGGGCTGAAAGACGAGAGTCAATGACTCCAAAATATAATGATCACTTCAATGACTGGAATGGGAACGATGACGAGGTCCAGTTGAGAAGTCAACCATCAACGCCGCTTCGGCGGATATCAAGGAGATCAACACTGCCCGATAAATTGCAAGACGATATGGCATTCCGTAGAATGAATTCGTTCTCAAAAGAAAAACCAAATTTGAAGGAAGCACAAGCACAGATCAGTTACATGCTTGCTTCGCCGGTGTACGTACCTTATGCTTCAGACGACGAAAGATATTCGGGGCGGGACGAACCAGATATTGTCCATGACGACGTTGTTTAcagaaatataaaacaaacgaacaaCCGTTTGAAAACTCTTGAACCACAACCACCTTTTGGAATTCCTCTAGGACCAGTATCTCCTGCTCCTCAAAGTGACTATCTACATGCGACGCCTGAGAGTAAGGGACGCTCGCGATTTATTCCCAGGAGATCACCGGACCTTGTGTCAGATGATTTAGCATACAGAAGTTTAAGGAAAGATGCTAGACATTCATCGTTGTTTAACGGAGAGGATTATGGTCACATAAATAACAATCACAATTATAACGAGTATCCGTACACTAAAGAATCCGCAGCTAATCTTAAAAAGAAACGAGCGGTTAGGTCTCTTTCAGctaatatttttactatgaTTCAAAAAGAAATCGACGACGCGCTTAATATGAGCAAAGTGGCAACGTTGCAAAAAACTCATAGCAACAGTGACGTCATGAGGCGCTTGCGGGACACTTTCGAAAACAATGACAACGAGCCAGAGCACTATCCTCGAAATAAGGTAAAGCAAAGGCATAATACTGTTGGTCTCTTCGTCAATAACTCGCACTCGCCAAATCATCATTTCGCAAAAGACGATTCATGCATTCATAATGACGATAAATACCTCCCAAAACCTGCATCTTGTGATAAGTCCAAAAGTTCATCCCCATCAAATCGATCACCACAAGCTTCTAAGCGATCGTCTAAAGACGAATTTCAGCAGGTCCTCACTATGCTCGCACAGGAAGCAATGGACACTAGTAATAAGTTAGGCGTAGCTTTAGCTGAACtagataaaaatagaaataataacacGGAGAAAAGACCAAATATAAATACCAGGATATCAGACAGTAGGTCACATTTCTTGAATGGCCTAACCAGTGATTCTTATGATAATTCTCAACCAGAAATAAAATTAGTCAATGTACACTCTGAGATTGTGAGTGAACCCGCTAACAGGCATGTGAAGTCTGATACCGAACAAACTAAAGGCCAAAAAACAGAAGACAGCCTTCTTGCAATATCAGATCAGTTACACAGAGTAGAAGATCAACTTAAGCATAGCCATGAGAAAGAGTTGAATTTCGATGACGAAAGCTTAAAGCTTTCAAGTTATATCGATAAAACCGAAAAGCCATTAAAGGCCCAAGAAACCACAGTTATGACTCCAGAGAAAAAGCTGGTACCAGATGTTTGTCCATTAACAGTTCAGGATGACTCTATTAAAGTTGAATTAAAGAATCAAAACGATTTTGACTATAataatgagaaaaaaatatctccacaaaaaattaaatcgacCAATCCCTTTTTGAATTCAGATGAAAAAttacaagaaataaatgaaataaatgccTTCAAGGAATTGAAAGATGGCATTTCTGATTTGATTGCTGGAATATCGCAAGTTAATGACAAGTTATTTGTTCCTAAATTACCAAAAGATGACGATAGCAATAAACCTAAAGTAACGGGTATAACTGAGGCTAGTAAGCAATTGAGCCAAGTGACTCAAGAAGTGCCAAAACCAGTACCTAATAGAGCATCTGTTAATTTATCCATTTACGAAGATGATTTAGAGGTAAAGAAAGATGCCGCTGATTCTGCTGAATACAATTCATCCGAAGAATTGGCGACAATATTCAATTTAGATGGAAATCTAAAACTGCACAGTGTAGATCAAAAAGAACCTGAGAAAGTGAGAGATGAGCTAAGCTCACCAAAACTAGTTCAGACTATGAATCAGCAACTAGGGCGATTGTCCGTAGATCGGATAGAAGAGCCGGCGAGCCAAGACCTGCCAACTAACGTAGTACCGTGGCGAGCTAAGAGGCAAAACAATTCACAAAGCGAATCACGAGGTATGTGGCCCATTATCATGCATGGTGTGTGGTTTTCATTTTAACCATCGCTTTTTGTGTCTCACATTAGACGTAATTTTCGCAAGCACCAATCATAGCAGCGGAATGACAAAACCGCTAAATAAAGGCAATTAAACGAAAGTCACTCTAAACGACTTACCAC encodes:
- the LOC133523380 gene encoding uncharacterized protein LOC133523380 isoform X1, translated to MIEVAERPNNNFFRSFLPAVNSPPVPHRDISGASTAAYRPYNGDHGAPQHQVIRAPQPADPERKKDKKWSIGKLFRRKKKDDESGSSSESEEGGSLRSTSKRKSNKKKKRTPAVNNFDHIVIRETRRAQSLAKPNGRDFTDDGVLSDPSAGFINYRPKTREVQPSKESLSLRDDVSTMSGRVCPEPTMRKTRKGRLKARVEALRNSMRGESSSDEESLKSSNSSSMVRFRSDDSLMRSRDSSLNKRSRSARNERYIKRLSRDEENQLNKEAELLQQGYTKAEVEMLTRTPTSQSSGYGTCKREQNNQKPELGNDLTRRPIKSESISSFPSTQSYPSSINFNAKINNEHINYSIPFKGNFVKEPFYANNNREKSVPCPDENADKVMYVKFPLGNVTNIKREERAPPVPPPRDMHRKVATPISMYYENHSVVSDRMGSNQNITHGVPNNDFERVMRRSQERSINHGPNGLRRPISNSEDHLAMQNNEYLQHLYQKTEQPRRPASVSAEPNHYGIYAFTPPWRNKIEQPNVVKPEPVQSRNDFLYYADHSPRSRRPISIKTSQNGCENQYLSDSQTSVNVAESVYRRPRNASEFWKKLDDAERQKKQQNIYANSRSNSEHVRNTPRMHHYSEGSNSIPSHIENIDNQNKNRATSVDQSRDVIDGAKMWKATTEYKRSVTVEPPKVVTSPTSKTHVRHKSDTFVTNSYQIPSDDDKSSERRKSTNLDDALNELEAIYNSLGLGDEDLLDRAERRESMTPKYNDHFNDWNGNDDEVQLRSQPSTPLRRISRRSTLPDKLQDDMAFRRMNSFSKEKPNLKEAQAQISYMLASPVYVPYASDDERYSGRDEPDIVHDDVVYRNIKQTNNRLKTLEPQPPFGIPLGPVSPAPQSDYLHATPESKGRSRFIPRRSPDLVSDDLAYRSLRKDARHSSLFNGEDYGHINNNHNYNEYPYTKESAANLKKKRAVRSLSANIFTMIQKEIDDALNMSKVATLQKTHSNSDVMRRLRDTFENNDNEPEHYPRNKVKQRHNTVGLFVNNSHSPNHHFAKDDSCIHNDDKYLPKPASCDKSKSSSPSNRSPQASKRSSKDEFQQVLTMLAQEAMDTSNKLGVALAELDKNRNNNTEKRPNINTRISDSRSHFLNGLTSDSYDNSQPEIKLVNVHSEIVSEPANRHVKSDTEQTKGQKTEDSLLAISDQLHRVEDQLKHSHEKELNFDDESLKLSSYIDKTEKPLKAQETTVMTPEKKLVPDVCPLTVQDDSIKVELKNQNDFDYNNEKKISPQKIKSTNPFLNSDEKLQEINEINAFKELKDGISDLIAGISQVNDKLFVPKLPKDDDSNKPKVTGITEASKQLSQVTQEVPKPVPNRASVNLSIYEDDLEVKKDAADSAEYNSSEELATIFNLDGNLKLHSVDQKEPEKVRDELSSPKLVQTMNQQLGRLSVDRIEEPASQDLPTNVVPWRAKRQNNSQSESRGDAQKRDWHDGTLMLACTYTLMISQHLAELDWLTLLGLLLAVVTIIAMLII
- the LOC133523380 gene encoding uncharacterized protein LOC133523380 isoform X3, which translates into the protein MIEVAERPNNNFFRSFLPAVNSPPVPHRDISGASTAAYRPYNGDHGAPQHQVIRAPQPADPERKKDKKWSIGKLFRRKKKDDESGSSSESEEGGSLRSTSKRKSNKKKKRTPAVNNFDHIVIRETRRAQSLAKPNGRDFTDDGVLSDPSAGFINYRPKTREVQPSKESLSLRDDVSTMSGRVCPEPTMRKTRKGRLKARVEALRNSMRGESSSDEESLKSSNSSSMVRFRSDDSLMRSRDSSLNKRSRSARNERYIKRLSRDEENQLNKEAELLQQGYTKAEVEMLTRTPTSQSSGYGTCKREQNNQKPELGNDLTRRPIKSESISSFPSTQSYPSSINFNAKINNEHINYSIPFKGNFVKEPFYANNNREKSVPCPDENADKVMYVKFPLGNVTNIKREERAPPVPPPRDMHRKVATPISMYYENHSVVSDRMGSNQNITHGVPNNDFERVMRRSQERSINHGPNGLRRPISNSEDHLAMQNNEYLQHLYQKTEQPRRPASVSAEPNHYGIYAFTPPWRNKIEQPNVVKPEPVQSRNDFLYYADHSPRSRRPISIKTSQNGCENQYLSDSQTSVNVAESVYRRPRNASEFWKKLDDAERQKKQQNIYANSRSNSEHVRNTPRMHHYSEGSNSIPSHIENIDNQNKNRATSVDQSRDVIDGAKMWKATTEYKRSVTVEPPKVVTSPTSKTHVRHKSDTFVTNSYQIPSDDDKSSERRKSTNLDDALNELEAIYNSLGLGDEDLLDRAERRESMTPKYNDHFNDWNGNDDEVQLRSQPSTPLRRISRRSTLPDKLQDDMAFRRMNSFSKEKPNLKEAQAQISYMLASPVYVPYASDDERYSGRDEPDIVHDDVVYRNIKQTNNRLKTLEPQPPFGIPLGPVSPAPQSDYLHATPESKGRSRFIPRRSPDLVSDDLAYRSLRKDARHSSLFNGEDYGHINNNHNYNEYPYTKESAANLKKKRAVRSLSANIFTMIQKEIDDALNMSKVATLQKTHSNSDVMRRLRDTFENNDNEPEHYPRNKVKQRHNTVGLFVNNSHSPNHHFAKDDSCIHNDDKYLPKPASCDKSKSSSPSNRSPQASKRSSKDEFQQVLTMLAQEAMDTSNKLGVALAELDKNRNNNTEKRPNINTRISDSRSHFLNGLTSDSYDNSQPEIKLVNVHSEIVSEPANRHVKSDTEQTKGQKTEDSLLAISDQLHRVEDQLKHSHEKELNFDDESLKLSSYIDKTEKPLKAQETTVMTPEKKLVPDVCPLTVQDDSIKVELKNQNDFDYNNEKKISPQKIKSTNPFLNSDEKLQEINEINAFKELKDGISDLIAGISQVNDKLFVPKLPKDDDSNKPKVTGITEASKQLSQVTQEVPKPVPNRASVNLSIYEDDLEVKKDAADSAEYNSSEELATIFNLDGNLKLHSVDQKEPEKVRDELSSPKLVQTMNQQLGRLSVDRIEEPASQDLPTNVVPWRAKRQNNSQSESRGEN
- the LOC133523380 gene encoding uncharacterized protein LOC133523380 isoform X2, producing MHTSMMMAVNSPPVPHRDISGASTAAYRPYNGDHGAPQHQVIRAPQPADPERKKDKKWSIGKLFRRKKKDDESGSSSESEEGGSLRSTSKRKSNKKKKRTPAVNNFDHIVIRETRRAQSLAKPNGRDFTDDGVLSDPSAGFINYRPKTREVQPSKESLSLRDDVSTMSGRVCPEPTMRKTRKGRLKARVEALRNSMRGESSSDEESLKSSNSSSMVRFRSDDSLMRSRDSSLNKRSRSARNERYIKRLSRDEENQLNKEAELLQQGYTKAEVEMLTRTPTSQSSGYGTCKREQNNQKPELGNDLTRRPIKSESISSFPSTQSYPSSINFNAKINNEHINYSIPFKGNFVKEPFYANNNREKSVPCPDENADKVMYVKFPLGNVTNIKREERAPPVPPPRDMHRKVATPISMYYENHSVVSDRMGSNQNITHGVPNNDFERVMRRSQERSINHGPNGLRRPISNSEDHLAMQNNEYLQHLYQKTEQPRRPASVSAEPNHYGIYAFTPPWRNKIEQPNVVKPEPVQSRNDFLYYADHSPRSRRPISIKTSQNGCENQYLSDSQTSVNVAESVYRRPRNASEFWKKLDDAERQKKQQNIYANSRSNSEHVRNTPRMHHYSEGSNSIPSHIENIDNQNKNRATSVDQSRDVIDGAKMWKATTEYKRSVTVEPPKVVTSPTSKTHVRHKSDTFVTNSYQIPSDDDKSSERRKSTNLDDALNELEAIYNSLGLGDEDLLDRAERRESMTPKYNDHFNDWNGNDDEVQLRSQPSTPLRRISRRSTLPDKLQDDMAFRRMNSFSKEKPNLKEAQAQISYMLASPVYVPYASDDERYSGRDEPDIVHDDVVYRNIKQTNNRLKTLEPQPPFGIPLGPVSPAPQSDYLHATPESKGRSRFIPRRSPDLVSDDLAYRSLRKDARHSSLFNGEDYGHINNNHNYNEYPYTKESAANLKKKRAVRSLSANIFTMIQKEIDDALNMSKVATLQKTHSNSDVMRRLRDTFENNDNEPEHYPRNKVKQRHNTVGLFVNNSHSPNHHFAKDDSCIHNDDKYLPKPASCDKSKSSSPSNRSPQASKRSSKDEFQQVLTMLAQEAMDTSNKLGVALAELDKNRNNNTEKRPNINTRISDSRSHFLNGLTSDSYDNSQPEIKLVNVHSEIVSEPANRHVKSDTEQTKGQKTEDSLLAISDQLHRVEDQLKHSHEKELNFDDESLKLSSYIDKTEKPLKAQETTVMTPEKKLVPDVCPLTVQDDSIKVELKNQNDFDYNNEKKISPQKIKSTNPFLNSDEKLQEINEINAFKELKDGISDLIAGISQVNDKLFVPKLPKDDDSNKPKVTGITEASKQLSQVTQEVPKPVPNRASVNLSIYEDDLEVKKDAADSAEYNSSEELATIFNLDGNLKLHSVDQKEPEKVRDELSSPKLVQTMNQQLGRLSVDRIEEPASQDLPTNVVPWRAKRQNNSQSESRGDAQKRDWHDGTLMLACTYTLMISQHLAELDWLTLLGLLLAVVTIIAMLII